A stretch of the Candidatus Methylopumilus planktonicus genome encodes the following:
- the aceF gene encoding dihydrolipoyllysine-residue acetyltransferase, which produces MAIEKILVPDIGNFDSVDVIEVIAKIGDVIKKDDSLITLETDKASMDIPAPHAGTVKEIFLKVGDKIKQGSPILMLDVGLDEKKVETKTEIKETKKEEAPKAAIPEPSRPAPEPPQKIKPQHTPAPIGDSVAVEPNKKSHASPSVRKFARELGVNLAFVEGSGPKHRILESDVQSYVKGELARPRTDNMGNAPTVIPMPIIDFSQYGEIETKPLSKIKKLSGANLHRNWVTAPHVTQFDEADITDLEAFRKSMQVDAEKKGVKLTLLAFLMKACVNALKTYPNFNASLSADGDQLIYKSYYNIGFACDTPDGLVVPVVRDVHQKDVLAIAKDLGELSAKARERKLKMEEMQGGCFTISSLGGIGGTKFTPIINCPEVAILGISRSSMEPIYDPKTKTFEARLILPLSLSYDHRVIDGADGARFTSHLRMMLSDVRRLLL; this is translated from the coding sequence ATGGCTATCGAAAAAATACTCGTTCCTGATATTGGTAACTTCGATAGCGTTGACGTAATTGAAGTTATTGCGAAGATAGGAGATGTCATCAAAAAAGATGACTCGCTCATCACCTTAGAAACAGATAAAGCTTCAATGGATATTCCAGCACCTCATGCAGGTACCGTTAAAGAGATTTTTTTAAAGGTAGGCGACAAGATTAAACAAGGCTCACCTATTCTCATGCTCGATGTTGGGCTTGATGAAAAAAAAGTAGAAACAAAAACTGAAATAAAAGAAACTAAAAAAGAAGAAGCCCCTAAAGCTGCCATACCAGAACCTTCGCGTCCAGCGCCTGAGCCACCACAAAAAATAAAACCACAACATACGCCAGCTCCTATTGGCGATTCTGTCGCGGTTGAGCCTAATAAAAAATCACATGCAAGCCCTTCGGTCAGAAAATTCGCGCGTGAACTTGGTGTTAATTTAGCATTTGTAGAAGGCTCAGGCCCTAAGCATCGCATTCTAGAGTCTGATGTACAAAGTTATGTGAAAGGAGAGTTAGCCCGACCTCGCACAGACAATATGGGCAATGCACCGACCGTCATACCTATGCCAATCATTGACTTTAGTCAGTATGGAGAGATTGAAACGAAGCCACTTTCTAAAATTAAAAAATTATCAGGGGCTAACCTTCATCGCAATTGGGTCACCGCGCCTCACGTCACACAATTTGATGAAGCGGATATTACCGATCTCGAAGCTTTTAGAAAATCAATGCAAGTCGATGCTGAAAAAAAAGGTGTCAAACTAACCCTCCTCGCTTTCCTTATGAAAGCATGTGTCAATGCACTTAAAACTTATCCTAATTTTAATGCGTCTCTCTCAGCAGATGGTGATCAACTCATTTATAAAAGTTATTACAACATCGGTTTCGCATGTGACACACCCGATGGATTAGTTGTGCCTGTTGTGCGTGATGTTCACCAAAAAGATGTACTCGCAATCGCTAAAGATCTCGGTGAGCTTTCCGCCAAAGCGCGTGAGCGTAAACTTAAGATGGAAGAAATGCAAGGTGGATGCTTCACGATTTCAAGTTTAGGCGGTATTGGTGGCACGAAATTTACACCGATTATTAATTGCCCTGAAGTGGCTATCCTTGGCATCTCGAGATCATCGATGGAACCGATATATGATCCTAAAACCAAAACATTTGAAGCAAGACTTATCTTGCCGCTTTCCTTGTCCTACGATCACCGTGTCATTGATGGGGCTGATGGTGCACGTTTTACCAGCCACTTAC